A single genomic interval of Melanotaenia boesemani isolate fMelBoe1 chromosome 4, fMelBoe1.pri, whole genome shotgun sequence harbors:
- the LOC121638488 gene encoding E3 ubiquitin-protein ligase TRIM21-like, which translates to MSAGSSRPSEDQFLCSICLDVFTNPVTTSCGHNFCKNCINQHWDVNPRRCPMCETSFNAKPQLQVNTLLSEMVAQFRREAQQEASSSSSEQQAAKPGEVPCDVCTGTKLKALKSCLVCLTSYCQTHLEPHLTASRLKRHQLMEPVENLEEMLCAKHDKPLELFCRTDQTCVCSLCSVLDHKTHEFVPLREEYEGKKAELGKTEAGIQQMIQKRRLKIEELKESVKISKDAADRETAEGVQVFTSLVKSVQRGLDQLVEEIQAKQKATEKQGEAFITNLEQEISELIKRSSEMKQLSSPVAHLHFLQSFSSLKAAPASKDWTEVQVCPPSFEGMAVKAVAQLEEKLWNEMKKLFESNRIQKYAVDVTLDPDTAHPHIILSDDGKQAKHQSVKRKLPDNPERFSECPSVLGKQSFSSGRFYFEVQVQGKTDWTLGVVKDSINRKGKITLSPRFGFWTLCLTNKTEYKANAGPPVSLRLQSLPEKVGVFVDYKQGLVSFYNAETLIYSFTGCHFTDKLRPYFSPHPNNSGINSAPLIISPVHLCLMNRLSAD; encoded by the coding sequence ATGTCTGCTGGCAGCAGTCGTCCATCTGAGGATCAGTTTCTGTGCTCCATCTGTCTGGATGTGTTCACTAATCCTGTCACCACATCATGTGGACACAACTTCTGCAAAAACTGCATCAATCAGCACTGGGATGTTAATCCACGCCGGTGTCCGATGTGTGAGACGAGTTTTAATGCCAAACCTCAGCTGCAAGTCAACACTTTGCTGTCTGAGATGGTTGCTCAGTTCAGACGTGAAGCTCAGCAGgaagccagcagcagcagctcagagcaACAAGCCGCCAAACCAGGAGAAGTTCCCTGTGACGTCTGCACTGGAACCAAACTGAAGGCCCTgaagtcctgcctggtgtgtcTGACCTCCTACtgtcagactcacctggagcCTCATCTGACAGCTTCACGTCTGAAAAGACATCAGCTGATGGAGCCTGTGGAGAACCTGGAGGAAATGCTGTGTGCAAAGCACGATAAACCTCTGGAGCTGTTCTGTAGGACCGACCAGACATGTGTCTGCTCGCTCTGCTCTGTTTTAGACCACAAGACTCATGAGTTTGTTCCTCTGAGAGAAGAATATGAAGGAAAGAAGGCAGAGCTGGGGAAGACAGAGGCTGGAATCCAGCAAATGATCCAGAAGAGACGACTGAAGATTGAAGAGCTGAAAGAGTCGGTGAAGATCAGtaaagatgctgcagacagagagacagcagaAGGTGTTCAGGTCTTCACTTCTCTGGTTAAGTCCGTTCAGAGAGGCCTGGACCAGCTCGTAGAGGAGATCCAAGCCAAACAGAAAGCCACAGAAAAACAGGGTGAAGCCTTCATCACAAACCTGGAACAGGAAATCTCTGAGCTGATAAAGAGGAGCTCGGAGATGAAGCAGCTATCAAGCCCAGTAGCCCACCTCCACTTCCTCCAAAGCTTCTCGTCCCTGAAAGCTGCTCCAGCCTCCAAGGACTGGACAGAGGTCCAAGTCTGTCCACCGTCCTTTGAGGGGATGGCGGTGAAAGCTGTGGCTCAGCTGGAGGAGAAGCTCTGGAACGAGATGAAGAAGCTGTTTGAATCCAACAGGATTCAGAAGTACGCAGTGGATGTGACTCTGGATCCTGACACAGCACACCCCCACATCATCCTGTCTGACGATGGAAAACAAGCCAAACACCAAAGTGTGAAGAGGAAGCTTCCAGATAATCCAGAGAGATTTTCTGAGTGTCCCAGTGTGTTGGGGAAGCAGAGTTTCTCTTCAGGCAGGTTTTACTTTGAGGTTCAGGTTCAAGGAAAAACCGACTGGACTTTAGGAGTGGTCAAAGATTCCATCAACAGGAAGGGGAAGATCACACTGAGTCCTCGGTTTGGTTTCTGGACTTTATGTCtgacaaacaaaactgaatacAAAGCTAATGCTGGTCCTCCTGTCAGTCTCCGTCTTCAGTCCCTTCCTGAGAAGGTGGGGGTGTTTGTGGACTACAAGCAGGGTCTGGTCTCCTTTTATAATGCGGAAACTCTGATCTACTCCTTTACTGGCTGCCACTTCACTGATAAACTCCGGCCATACTTCAGTCCCCATCCCAATAACTCTGGTATAAACTCAGCTCCTCTGATCATCTCTCCTGTTCATTTATGTTTGATGAACCGGCTCAGCGCGGACTGA
- the ndufaf5 gene encoding arginine-hydroxylase NDUFAF5, mitochondrial, which yields MSSRVCGRLLQRLHTAGSGPAASPGSWISCSCRLQAGSRSVSGRGTMNVFNRAMKKRQKNWAASLQDGHHYDYLRDEVGSRVADRVYDIARTFPLALDVGGGKSHITEHLNKDVVERLFLTDISPQTLERRKPGEIPTQCVLADEEFLPFKENTFDLVVSSLTLHWINDLPGALRQIQQVLKPDGVFIGAMVGGETLYELRCSLQLAETEREGGFSPHVSPYTAVTDLGNLLGQAGFNMLTVDIDEVQVHYPGIMEVMTDLQGMGESNCAWNRRPMLHRDTMLAAAAIYKEMYGSEDGSVPATFQILYMIGWKPHESQAKPAKRGSATMSFGDLSKISRPGSDGS from the exons ATGAGCAGCAGGGTGTGTGGACGACTCCTACAGAGGCTGCACACAGCCGGTTCTGGTCCTGCAGCCTCTCCAGGGAGCTGGATCTCCTGCTCCTGCAGACTCCAGGCTGGGTCCAGGTCTGTGTCAGGCAGGGGCACCATGAATGTCTTCAACAGGGCGATGAAGAAGAGGCAGAAGAACTGGGCTGCGTCCCTGCAGGACGGACACCACTACGACTATCTGAGGGACGAG GTGGGCAGTCGAGTGGCTGATCGGGTGTACGACATCGCCAG GACGTTTCCTCTGGCTTTGGACGTCGGTGGTGGAAAGAGTCACATTACAGaacatttaaacaaa GATGTGGTGGAGCGTCTGTTCCTGACGGACATTTCCCCGCAGACTCTG GAGCGTAGGAAGCCGGGTGAGATCCCGACTCAGTGTGTCCTGGCTGACGAAGAGTTCCTGCCCTTTAAAGAAAACACCTTCGACCTGGTGGTGAGCAGCCTGAC ACTTCACTGGATCAACGACCTGCCCGGAGCTCTCAGACAG ATCCAGCAGGTGCTGAAGCCAGACGGGGTGTTCATCGGGGCGATGGTGGGCGGCGAGACGCTCTACGAGCTCAGGTGCTCCCTGCAGCTGGCTGAGACGGAGAGGGAAGGAGGATTCTCCCCCCACGTGTCCCCCTACACCGCCGTCACAGACCTGGGCAACCTGCTGGGCCAGGCCGGCTTCAACATGCTCACCGTG GACATTGATGAAGTTCAGGTTCATTATCCAGGAATCATGGAGGTCATGACGGACCTACAAG ggatgggggagagTAACTGCGCCTGGAACAGGAGGCCGATGCTGCACAGAGACACCATGTTAGCAGCAGCAGCCATTTACAAAG AGATGTATGGGAGTGAGGACGGCTCCGTTCCTGCCACCTTCCAGATCCTCTACATGATTGGCTGGAAGCCTCATGAGTCACAG GCCAAACCAGCAAAGCGCGGCTCGGCCACCATGTCGTTCGGAGATCTGTCCAAGATCAGCCGGCCGGGCAGCGACGGCTCGTAG